The following coding sequences are from one Arachis hypogaea cultivar Tifrunner chromosome 7, arahy.Tifrunner.gnm2.J5K5, whole genome shotgun sequence window:
- the LOC112702749 gene encoding N-terminal acetyltransferase B complex auxiliary subunit NAA25, translating into MASKLGLAGGIPERRVRVIWDAIDSRQYKNAFKHVTTLLTKHPNSPYALALKALVLERMGKPEEALSVCLKAKEVLYANDSLLMDDLTLSTLQIVFQRLDHLDLATNCYEHACSKFPNSLELMMGLFNCYVREYSFVKQQQTAIKMYKLAGEERFLLWAVCSIQLQVVHGNGAEKLLLLAEGLLKKHITSHSLHEPEAVMAYISILEKQSKFGDALEVLAGKLGSLLTIEVDKLRIQGRLLARAGDYVAATDIFKKILVSSPDDWECFLNYLACLMEDGSIWCEEAVNDPVHPPKFVQCKVSHLTDEQFDSQISNASDFIQKLQDDTTNNSMRCPYLANIEIERRKLLRGKSNDESLMDAIVKYFCRFGDLACFTSDVEMFVEVLTDDKKTELLKDLMKSSDALSTTPSKTLGRCITLFKIQHLLLGNMFKYSANELEGSCVQMSDMYCKNLPLSKGLDPQESMHGEELLSITCNVLVQLFWRTKNVGYMVEAIMVLEFGLAIRRYVSQYKILLLHLYSHFGALSVAYEWYKSLDVKNILMESVLHNILPQMLVSPLWTESNNLLKDYLKFMDDHFRESADLTFLAYRHSIYSKVIEFVQFKERLQQSSQYFVARVDTSILQLKQNANNIDEEEGVLESMKCGVHFLDLSNKIESKSISFNEDLQLRPWWTPTSDKNYLLEQFEGTSYCHREVSIKERETSFQREIEKKSILPRMIYLSIQCVSSSIKEHVEVNGSVSPKISSEMKLLLDRYAKLLGFSLSDAIEVVMGFSSSESTSVVSCSNLIDWLNFIVFLNAWSLSSHELVQPESNISKPHIWNILDSLLEKYILEVVKSMEPDICSPWNDVQLVMQIVTEPLAWHVLVIMSCLRSLQPSGKKKKKSGSVDQSTSNLAHAIQDSVQHLSNVLEEVRRWLREWNKRPEDENVDSILAPLRKNGQNDGPGQVYRIFETYISTINEAEVGDRIAQSLKCWSPAEVARKMVNGKVKVLAEFSTMCDSKIKLLQSIEQQIAQT; encoded by the exons ATGGCTTCGAAGCTTGGCTTAGCCGGTGGGATTCCAGAGCGTCGCGTTCGTGTCATATGGGACGCCATTGATTCTCGTCAGTACAAGAACGCTTTCAAGCACGTCACTACGCTCCTCACCAAACACCCTAATTCCCCCTATGCTCTC GCACTCAAAGCTCTTGTTTTGGAAAGGATGGGGAAGCCCGAGGAAGCCTTATCTGTTTGCTTGAAAGCCAAGGAGGTCTTGTATGCAAATGATTCTCTCTTGATGGATGATCTTACACTCAGTACGCTGCAGATAGTCTTTCAGCGACTAGATCACT TGGATTTGGCTACGAACTGTTATGAACATGCTTGTAGTAAGTTCCCAAATAGTCTGGAACTCATGATGGGGCTCTTTAACTGCTATGTTCGTGAGTACTCATTTGTGAAGCAACAACAG ACAGCTATCAAAATGTACAAACTTGCTGGAGAAGAAAGATTTTTGCTTTGGGCAGTTTGTAGCATCCAATTACAG GTGGTTCATGGCAATGGAGCAGAGAAGCTACTGCTCTTGGCTgaaggattactgaagaagcacaTCACTTCACATAGTTTACATGAGCCTGAAG CTGTTATGGCTTACATATCCATATTGGAAAAGCAAAGTAAGTTTGGGGATGCTCTAGAAGTTCTAGCTGGGAAATTGGGATCACTATTGACAATTGAAGTTGATAAGCTACGAATACAG GGGAGACTTCTGGCTCGGGCAGGTGACTATGTGGCTGCTactgatatatttaaaaaaattcttgtgTCAAG TCCAGATGACTGGGAGTGTTTCCTTAATTATTTAGCCTGTTTGATGGAAGATGGCAGCATTTGGTGTGAGGAGGCTGTCAATGATCCAGTACATCCCCCCAAATTTGTCCAATGCAAGGTCTCACACTTGACAGATGAACAG TTTGATAGTCAAATATCAAATGCATCAGATTTTATACAGAAGCTACAAGATGATACCACTAACAACTCTATGAGGTGTCCGTACTTGGCAAatatagaaattgaaagaagaaagctTTTACGTGGGAAGAGTAATGATGAAAGCCTAATGGATGCAATTGTGAAATACTTTTGCAG GTTTGGTGACTTGGCCTGCTTTACTTCAGATGTTGAAATGTTTGTTGAAGTCTTAACCGATGATAAGAAGACAGAACTTTTGAAGGATTTAATGAAAAGCAGTGATGCTTTATCAACAACTCCAAGCAAGACACTTGGGCGATGTATAACCCTTTTCAAAATTCAGCACTTATTACTGGGGAACATGTTCAAGTATTCTGCAAATG AACTTGAAGGTTCTTGTGTTCAAATGTCTGATATGTATTGCAAAAACCTTCCACTTTCAAAGGGCTTGGATCCACAGGAGAGCATGCATGGTGAGGAGCTTCTTTCAATAACATGTAATGTGTTGGTGCAG TTATTTTGGCGTACTAAGAATGTTGGCTACATGGTAGAGGCAATTATGGTTTTGGAGTTTGGTTTGGCAATAAGAAG ATATGTTTCACAGTACAAGATCTTGCTGTTGCACTTGTATTCCCACTTTGGTGCTCTTTCAGTGGCATATGAATG GTATAAATCACTGGATGTCAAGAATATCTTGATGGAAAGTGTTCTGCACAACATCTTGCCTCAGATGTTGGTATCTCCGCTTTGGACTGAGTCTAACAATCTGTTAAAGGATTACCTGAAGTTTATGGATGACCACTTCAGAGAATCTGCAGATTTGACTTTTCTTGCATATCGCCATAGTATTTACTCAAAA gtaattgaatttgtgcAGTTTAAAGAACGGTTGCAACAGTCTAGTCAGTATTTTGTGGCACGAGTTGACACATCGATTTTACAGCTTAAACAAAATGCAAATAACATTGACGAAGAGGAG GGTGTCCTTGAAAGCATGAAATGTGGGGTTCATTTCCTTGATCTGTCtaataaaattgaatcaaagtCTATATCCTTCAATGAAGACTTGCAGTTACGACCTTGGTGGACGCCAACTTCAGACAAAAACTATCTTTTAG aacAATTTGAAGGGACTTCTTATTGTCATAGAGAAGTTTCG ATCAAAGAGAGGGAAACAAGTTTCCAGAGAGAGATTGAGAAGAAATCAATACTTCCACGGATGATATATCTTTCTATTCAGTGTGTTTCGTCTTCTATTAAGGAACATGTTGAGGTCAATGGTTCTGTTTCACCTAAAATATCTTCAGAGATGAAACTATTGCTAGACCGCTATGCAAAACTTTTGGGCTTTTCTCTGAGTGATGCAATAGAAGTTGTCATGGGCTTTTCCAGCAGTGAAAGTACCTCTGTG GTTTCTTGTTCCAACCTGATTGACTGGTTGAATTTCATTGTATTTTTAAATGCATGGAGCCTTAGTTCTCACGAACTTGTGCAACCAGAGAGTAATATCAGCAAGCCACATATTTGGAATATCTTAGATTCTTTGCTGGAGAAGTATATTTTAGAGGTGGTCAAATCTATGGAGCCCGATATATGTTCTCCTTGGAATGATGTACAACTTGTAATGCAGATAGTTACTGAACCTTTGGCATGGCATGTACTTGTAATTATGTCTTGTCTTAGATCACTTCAACCATCtggtaagaagaaaaagaaaagcggATCAGTTGATCAGTCTACCTCAAATCTGGCTCATGCAATTCAAGATTCTGTCCAGCATTTATCCAATGTGTTAGAGGAGGTTCGGAGATGGCTAAGAGAATGGAATAAAAGACCCGAAGATGAGAATGTGGATAGCATCCTTGCTCCTCTGAGGAAAAATGGTCAAAATGATGGACCAGGGCAGGTCTATCGAATTTTCGAGACGTATATTTCCACCATTAATGAGGCAGAGGTTGGTGATCGTATTGCTCAATCCCTCAAATGCTGGAGTCCTGCGGAAGTTGCTAGGAAAATGGTGAATGGGAAGGTTAAAGTACTGGCAGAATTCTCTACTATGTGTGATTCAAAAATTAAGTTACTACAGTCTATTGAACAACAAATTGCTCAAACATGA
- the LOC112702750 gene encoding laccase-3 — METNQLPCKSSFSLLLFFLLTIIAFHATNAEHQYHEFVIQRTPVKRLCKTQSILTVNGQFPGPAIEVKDGDSLAIKVVNAGPYNISIHWHGLRMLRNPWADGPSYVTQCPIQPGGSYTYRFTIQNQEGTLWWHAHTGFLRATVYGAFIIHPKQGSSYPFTQPKREFPILLGEWFDRDPMALLRQTQLTGAAPNVSVAYTINGQPGDLYRCSSQETVRVPVDVGETILLRIINSALNQELFFSIANHRMTVVGTDAAYTKPFNTGVIMIGPGQTINVLVTANQPPGRYYMAARAYQTAMNAAFDNTTTTAILEYKSASCSRKGPAPRPILPALPAFNDTATATAYTSGIRGMSKINVFTDAADANLFFTVGLGLINCTNPNSPRCQGPNGTRFTASINNNSFVLPRTTSLMQAYYQGIPGVFTTDFPPVPPLQFNYSGNVPRGLWTPTPGTRLLKLKYGTRVQLVFQDTNIVTTEDHPMHIHGFHFFVVGSGFGNFNPSTDPARFNLVDPPVKNTIGTPPGGWVAIRFVADNPGIWFLHCHIDSHLNWGLATALLVENGVGPSQSVIPPPPDLPQC, encoded by the exons ATGGAAACCAATCAGCTACCTTGCAAGTCAAGCTTCTCTCTGCTCTTATTTTTCCTACTTACTATCATTGCTTTCCATGCTACAAATGCAGAGCATCAATACCATGAATTTGTT ATCCAAAGAACACCAGTGAAGAGGCTGTGCAAGACACAAAGCATACTCACTGTAAATGGACAGTTTCCAGGCCCAGCAATTGAAGTAAAAGATGGTGATTCACTTGCAATCAAAGTAGTCAATGCTGGACCTTATAATATCTCTATCCACTG GCATGGATTGAGGATGCTGAGAAATCCATGGGCAGATGGACCAAGCTATGTGACTCAATGTCCTATCCAACCTGGGGGAAGTTACACATACCGTTTTACAATACAAAACCAAGAGGGAACCCTATGGTGGCATGCTCACACTGGCTTCCTACGAGCCACTGTTTATGGTGCTTTCATTATCCACCCGAAACAGGGTTCTTCCTATCCATTCACTCAGCCAAAGAGAGAATTTCCCATCCTCCTTG GGGAATGGTTTGATAGGGATCCTATGGCTCTCTTAAGGCAGACACAGTTAACAGGAGCTGCTCCAAATGTGTCTGTTGCTTACACCATCAACGGTCAACCCGGAGATCTCTACAGATGTTCTAGTCAAG AAACCGTGCGTGTTCCGGTAGATGTAGGCGAGACGATTCTGCTAAGAATCATCAACAGTGCCCTGAACCAAGAACTCTTCTTCTCAATAGCCAATCACAGAATGACAGTTGTCGGCACAGACGCGGCATACACGAAGCCTTTCAACACCGGAGTCATCATGATAGGACCCGGCCAGACAATCAACGTCCTCGTCACGGCCAACCAGCCTCCCGGCCGCTACTACATGGCGGCGCGTGCATACCAAACAGCCATGAACGCCGCCTTCGACAACACTACCACCACCGCCATCCTCGAATACAAATCCGCCAGCTGTAGCAGAAAAGGACCAGCACCGCGGCCAATTCTTCCCGCATTGCCGGCTTTCAACGACACGGCCACCGCCACCGCATACACGTCAGGAATCAGAGGAATGTCAAAGATTAACGTCTTCACAGACGCTGCTGATGCGAATTTGTTCTTCACAGTTGGATTAGGCCTAATTAATTGTACAAATCCTAATAGTCCCCGGTGCCAGGGACCAAACGGAACGCGATTCACGGCAAGCATTAACAATAATTCTTTTGTTCTTCCAAGGACAACCTCCTTAATGCAGGCTTACTACCAAGGAATACCCGGCGTGTTCACGACGGATTTTCCTCCGGTGCCGCCGCTGCAATTCAATTACTCCGGCAACGTTCCGCGGGGCCTGTGGACGCCTACGCCGGGAACTAGGCTCCTGAAGTTGAAGTATGGGACACGGGTGCAACTTGTGTTCCAAGATACAAATATTGTTACTACAGAGGACCACCCCATGCACATCCATGGCTTCCATTTCTTTGTGGTTGGATCTGGTTTTGGAAACTTTAACCCTTCGACGGATCCTGCAAGGTTTAACCTGGTTGATCCGCCCGTCAAGAACACCATTGGAACGCCTCCTGGAGGATGGGTGGCCATTCGATTCGTCGCCGATAATCCAG GAATTTGGTTCTTACACTGTCACATAGACTCACATCTGAATTGGGGACTGGCAACTGCACTTTTGGTAGAGAATGGAGTTGGCCCATCACAATCAGTGATTCCACCACCACCTGATCTCCCTCAATGTTAA